Proteins from a genomic interval of Lolium perenne isolate Kyuss_39 chromosome 1, Kyuss_2.0, whole genome shotgun sequence:
- the LOC127303038 gene encoding uncharacterized protein yields the protein MARVAVVFLDRAGRPRIMVEGSLYQGGASLSVRVLDRHGVVRLTAIMLVLRPSTIAVAVAVLDRHGTPRRVFVRFLRMDRSSDITIHFCTMRADVHNVGRLPNRHRLQADLDLDLDLNLDLLLDLVFDLDLALARPRTHARNGRRLPRLPRQAGALALAVARPRADAYNGRELLRILRQALALAVARPRAHAYNGRDLLRLPRQAVALAIAWPRAHALNGHELPRFPRQAAGLAVARPRADAFNALVVFHGGLGLLAPNRRIDVPAGALGDIQHANADLARGLLQAWRHMVVAGGLAHQARLRGLFPTAALVVHGPIFAQRPAAARSPPRSPLLAAAEVCVLGALPFPFNGPPRFHVPLPVAALGPGAQPSLQAVAALGPGMPPRALPVGAPGLGVPLRPRPLAAAGLRRGPPPSPPLGSFVMDDHHLRMLEEGDAYGAQGGTGDAFGAQGGTGESPTSVSTILAGILALSESEQRQLMDLWLNQAPETVRNQARSNPSLSVLDQPEDLHPQETINGRMWRTFLASVGLSVASNLFLYLQYVEKKALEKGEGVETPSAWVQVFEEWLMERFLSPTFLMFLLLVLNLSVIESERHKMRFKHNGVTNIIINGLSRGAFLGVRSFPGLRHAELWARIVSVVIEILGAAFLYWKRGHWDPDIADA from the exons ATGGCGCGCGTGGCCGTGGTGTTCCTCGACCGCGCAGGACGGCCCCGGATCATGGTCGAGGGGTCCCTCTACCAGGGAGGAGCATCGCTGTCAGTGCGAGTCCTCGACCGGCACGGGGTCGTACGCCTCACCGCCATCATGCTCGTGCTCCGCCCCAGCACGATCGCGGTCGCCGTCGCGGTGCTCGACCGCCACGGGACGCCGCGACGGGTCTTCGTCCGCTTCCTCCGCATGGATCGCTCCTCGGATATCACGATTCATTTCTGCACCATGCGCGCCGACGTCCACAACGTCGGCAGGCTTCCAAATCGTCATCGACTTCAAGCCGACCTCGACCTCGACCTCGACCTCAACCTCGACCTCCTCCTCGACCTCGTCTTCGACCTCGACCTCGCCCTCGCGCGGCCGCGTACCCACGCTCGAAACGGCCGAAGGCTTCCTCGCCTCCCACGTCAAGCCGGGGcgctcgccctcgccgtcgcgcgGCCGCGTGCTGACGCCTACAACGGCCGCGAGCTGCTTCGCATTCTACGTCAAGCGCTGGCGCTCGCCGTCGCGCGGCCGCGTGCCCACGCCTACAACGGCCGCGACCTGCTCCGCCTTCCGCGTCAAGCGGTGGCGCTCGCCATCGCGTGGCCGCGTGCCCACGCCCTCAACGGCCACGAGCTTCCCCGCTTTCCACGTCAAGCGGCGGGGCTCGCCGTCGCGCGACCGCGTGCCGACGCCTTCAACGCCCTCGTTGTGTTCCATGGCGGGTTGGGCCTCCTAGCGCCCAACCGTCGCATCGACGTCCCTGCGGGGGCGCTCGGAGACATCCAGCACGCCAATGCTGACCTCGCCCGGGGCCTGCTTCAGGCTTGGCGTCACATGGTTGTCGCCGGAGGTCTCGCTCACCAGGCGCGCCTCCGAGGTCTCTTCCCCACCGCGGCGCTCGTCGTACACGGGCCTATCTTTGCTCAGCGCCCCGCCGCGGCGCGCTCCCCACCGCGGTCCCCTCTCCTCGCCGCCGCGGAGGTTTGCGTCCTCGGGGCTCTACCATTCCCCTTCAACGGGCCGCCGCGCTTCCATGTTCCTCTTCCCGTCGCCGCGCTCGGACCTGGAGCGCAACCCAGCCTTCAGGCCGTCGCCGCGCTCGGCCCTGGAATGCCACCCCGCGCTCTCCCTGTTGGAGCGCCCGGCCTTGGAGTTCCACTTCGACCTCGCCCTCTGGCCGCAGCTGGGCTCCGCCGAGGGCCACCCCCATCCCCACCTCTTGGTTCATTTGTGATGGATGATCATCATCTCCGAATGTTAGAAGAAGGCGATGCTTATGGTGCTCAGGGAGGGACTGGCGATGCTTTTGGTGCTCAGGGAGGGACTGGCGAGAGCCCGACAAG TGTTAGCACAATCCTTGCTGGGATCCTTGCCCTCAGCGAAAGTGAGCAAAGGCAACTCATGGATCTATGGCTGAATCAGGCACCAGAAACGGTTAGAAATCAAGCCAGGTCGAATCCATCACTCTCTGTTTTGGACCAACCAGAAGACCTCCATCCTCAGGAAACCATCAATGGTAGGATGTGGAGAACTTTCCTTGCATCTGTTGGATTGTCGGTTGCGTCAAATCTATTTCTCTATTTGCAATATGTTGAAAAAAAGGCACTAGAGAAGGGTGAAGGAGTAGAGACACCGAGTGCGTGGGTCCAGGTATTCGAAGAATGGCTGATGGAAAGGTTTCTTTCTCCCACCTTTTTGATGTTCTTGCTGCTAGTGCTGAATCTCTCCGTCATTGAGAGTGAGAGACACAAGATGAGGTTTAAGCACAACGGAGTAACAAATATCATCATCAACGGTCTCTCAAGAGGTGCCTTTTTGGGAGTCAGATCATTCCCAGGACTGAGACATGCCGAGCTATGGGCTCGGATAGTTTCAGTAGTCATTGAGATTTTGGGTGCAGCCTTTTTGTATTGGAAGAGAGGGCATTGGGACCCCGACATAGCTGATGCCTGA